In Lonchura striata isolate bLonStr1 chromosome 14, bLonStr1.mat, whole genome shotgun sequence, one genomic interval encodes:
- the VMA21 gene encoding vacuolar ATPase assembly integral membrane protein VMA21, protein MERGGPGPVSAVPVAEFRPNEGSLTSTLRTLLFFTALMITLPVGLYFSSKAYVFEGSLGMSDRDSYFYAAIVAVVTVHVVLALFVYVAWNEGSRQWREGKQD, encoded by the exons ATggagcggggcgggccggggcccgTGAGCGCCGTGCCCGTGGCCGAGTTCAGGCC aaatgagGGTTCATTAACATCAACTTTAAGAACGCTTCTGTTCTTCACAGCTCTAATGATTACATTACCCGTTGGGCTATATTTTTCATCAAAGGCTTATGTATTTGAAG gtTCCTTGGGAATGTCTGATAGAGACAGCTATTTTTATGCTGCCATAGTTGCTGTAGTCACTGTCCATGTGGTGCTTGCTCTCTTTGTTTATGTGGCCTGGAACGAGGGTTCACGGCAGTGGCGCGAAGGCAAACAGGACTAA